One genomic window of Thermoanaerobaculia bacterium includes the following:
- the gcvPA gene encoding aminomethyl-transferring glycine dehydrogenase subunit GcvPA, with product MNHPYFPQGDQDLREMMEIVGVSSLEDLFRTIPESIRLKSLLNVPRALPEQRLVAHLDDLSQRNCLGEASKRFLGGGAYSHYIPSIIDTVLLRAEFYTSYTPYQPEISQGGLQALFEFQTMIAGLTGMDVANASLYDGATALVEAVMMAGRVIKKKKTVLVSRTMHPQYRQVLTTYLQNMDLVVKEIPFQGSGSVDLAALAGMVDEDVFAIAVQTPNYLGVIENLKEIQNLLGDRKIFKIAVTSETLSLALLEPPGHFGFDVACGEAQSFGIPLSYGGPYLGFFATRQEYLRQLPGRICGETRDSEGKRGFVLTLSTREQHIRREKATSNICTNHALCALAATVYLELYGRKGLRQLAEVNTIRAHHLRSRLEGIDGISFPLAGPIFNECVIGLPDGKHEELQKRGYTIGPALGDDYPEFKDHYLMAVTEMNEPESLSELVDAARSLS from the coding sequence AATCACTCCTGAACGTCCCGCGGGCTCTCCCGGAACAGCGTCTTGTCGCCCATCTGGATGACCTCAGCCAGCGCAACTGCCTGGGGGAAGCGTCGAAGAGATTTCTGGGAGGCGGCGCGTACAGCCATTACATACCTTCCATCATCGATACGGTCCTTCTTCGCGCTGAATTCTATACTTCGTACACGCCCTATCAGCCTGAAATTTCCCAGGGAGGGTTGCAGGCTCTCTTCGAGTTTCAGACCATGATCGCGGGTCTTACGGGAATGGACGTGGCCAATGCCTCCCTGTACGATGGAGCCACAGCCCTCGTGGAAGCCGTGATGATGGCGGGGCGTGTGATTAAAAAGAAGAAAACCGTCCTTGTCTCCCGGACGATGCATCCCCAGTATCGACAGGTTCTGACGACCTACCTGCAGAACATGGATCTGGTCGTCAAAGAAATTCCCTTCCAAGGAAGCGGGAGTGTCGACCTGGCGGCCCTGGCAGGCATGGTGGACGAAGACGTCTTTGCCATTGCCGTCCAGACCCCGAACTACCTGGGCGTGATCGAGAATCTGAAGGAGATTCAGAACCTGCTGGGAGATCGAAAGATCTTCAAGATCGCGGTAACCAGTGAAACCCTGTCTCTTGCACTTCTTGAACCGCCCGGCCATTTCGGCTTCGATGTGGCCTGCGGAGAGGCCCAGTCCTTCGGGATTCCCCTTTCCTACGGCGGGCCCTACCTGGGATTTTTCGCGACCCGCCAGGAATACCTTCGCCAGCTTCCGGGAAGGATCTGCGGAGAGACCCGGGATTCAGAAGGGAAGCGGGGATTTGTCCTGACGCTCTCCACCCGGGAACAGCATATCCGGAGAGAGAAGGCGACGAGCAATATCTGCACGAACCATGCTCTCTGCGCGCTGGCGGCAACCGTGTACCTGGAATTGTACGGCCGGAAGGGGCTGCGTCAGCTTGCCGAAGTCAATACCATCCGGGCTCACCACCTGCGCAGCCGGCTGGAAGGGATCGACGGGATCTCTTTCCCCCTGGCCGGCCCCATCTTCAATGAATGTGTAATCGGCCTTCCGGACGGAAAGCATGAAGAACTGCAAAAGAGAGGCTATACGATCGGTCCCGCACTGGGAGACGATTACCCGGAATTCAAGGATCACTACCTGATGGCCGTAACGGAAATGAACGAACCTGAATCCCTGTCTGAGCTTGTGGACGCCGCCAGGAGTCTCTCATGA